One genomic segment of Campylobacter sp. includes these proteins:
- a CDS encoding BadF/BadG/BcrA/BcrD ATPase family protein: MHFIGTNIGGASSKLSVMDERGEFCELFLLPSGFSAVKVARQIKQNLEQKGYGDGFVTATGYGRISVEYAQLSMSEILCHGLGAHFLFEQDCTVEGMGGQDTKAIKTLNGKPADFIMNDKCSAGTGKFLEISAGRLGLELSEIYKTARKNPAIKLSPPMHGFC; the protein is encoded by the coding sequence ATGCATTTTATCGGTACCAACATCGGCGGGGCGTCGTCAAAGCTCTCCGTTATGGACGAACGCGGCGAATTTTGCGAGCTGTTTTTGCTGCCAAGCGGCTTTAGCGCGGTCAAGGTCGCGCGCCAGATCAAGCAAAATTTGGAGCAAAAAGGCTACGGCGATGGCTTCGTGACGGCTACGGGCTACGGGCGCATTAGCGTGGAGTACGCACAGCTTAGCATGAGCGAAATTTTATGCCACGGCCTTGGGGCGCACTTTTTGTTTGAGCAAGACTGCACCGTAGAGGGCATGGGCGGGCAGGATACGAAGGCGATCAAGACCCTAAACGGCAAGCCTGCGGATTTTATCATGAACGACAAATGCTCGGCGGGCACGGGCAAATTTTTAGAGATCAGCGCGGGCCGCCTGGGGCTAGAACTAAGCGAAATTTACAAAACCGCCCGCAAAAATCCCGCGATCAAACTAAGCCCCCCCATGCATGGTTTTTGCTGA
- a CDS encoding 2-hydroxyacyl-CoA dehydratase family protein: MQTKGDPVANIAERYFKIPCSVMYQNDARGDIIKEFIREYQADGVIDVVLSGCHTYATLTNRIKEASREAGANYMSLKTDYSKQGVRQIRTRSEAFIELL; encoded by the coding sequence GTGCAAACGAAGGGCGATCCGGTAGCAAATATCGCCGAGCGCTACTTCAAAATTCCATGCTCGGTGATGTATCAAAACGATGCCAGAGGCGATATTATCAAGGAATTTATCCGCGAGTATCAAGCAGACGGCGTCATCGACGTCGTGCTAAGCGGCTGCCACACCTACGCGACCCTGACAAACAGGATCAAAGAGGCGAGCCGCGAAGCAGGAGCGAACTATATGTCGCTAAAGACTGATTATTCAAAACAGGGCGTCAGGCAAATTCGCACGCGCTCGGAAGCGTTTATCGAGCTACTTTAG
- a CDS encoding substrate-binding domain-containing protein, translating into MKFKEIDESRRGFLKGALAAAAIAGPESMLAGFTPFKPDSLQVWSCGGLSEAFAQINAVYESKTGHNIQYTGAFAGALGKSLLALQGKTEVFGARVLELSQKLRKAGLSLRFRPLCFTDYVLVVPKGNPAGIRDLKDLAEPGVRVMLPLRASPPGSGPVKGILKNSGLTEPVMKNMIANGSCVIQMMCDLVDGKGDASIIEKRLTTHDRFKDKIEYMPIDEKLIPPGPLTFTLNIMKYVKDEKLADDFADFVCSVEGQEIFERHGFTSIHSARGLELIERFGVKDV; encoded by the coding sequence ATGAAATTTAAAGAGATAGACGAATCTCGTCGCGGCTTTTTAAAAGGAGCTTTGGCGGCGGCAGCCATCGCCGGACCCGAATCGATGCTCGCCGGCTTCACGCCGTTTAAGCCTGATTCGCTGCAGGTTTGGTCGTGCGGAGGTTTATCTGAGGCTTTTGCGCAGATAAACGCAGTGTACGAGTCCAAAACGGGGCATAATATCCAGTACACTGGCGCCTTTGCAGGTGCGCTCGGAAAGTCGCTACTGGCCTTGCAGGGCAAGACGGAGGTTTTCGGCGCTCGCGTTTTGGAGCTAAGCCAAAAACTACGCAAGGCTGGCCTTAGCCTTCGCTTTAGACCGCTATGTTTTACCGACTACGTTTTAGTAGTGCCGAAGGGAAATCCCGCGGGCATTCGCGATCTAAAGGATCTAGCAGAACCCGGCGTGCGTGTGATGCTGCCGCTAAGGGCTTCGCCTCCGGGCAGCGGACCGGTAAAGGGAATTTTGAAAAATTCCGGCCTTACCGAGCCTGTTATGAAAAATATGATCGCCAACGGTTCATGCGTCATCCAGATGATGTGCGATCTGGTAGATGGCAAGGGTGATGCGTCCATCATCGAAAAGCGCCTAACGACGCACGATAGATTTAAAGACAAAATCGAATACATGCCTATCGACGAGAAACTCATCCCGCCCGGGCCGCTTACCTTTACGCTAAATATCATGAAATACGTAAAAGACGAGAAGCTTGCCGATGACTTTGCAGACTTCGTCTGCTCCGTGGAGGGGCAGGAAATTTTCGAGCGTCACGGCTTTACCTCCATCCATTCGGCGCGCGGGCTCGAACTCATAGAAAGGTTTGGTGTAAAAGATGTTTAG
- a CDS encoding 4Fe-4S binding protein, whose product MFSIVNMAKMKKVSRLTKIRRLVQLIFIGAIGQWAYYGIFRCPFIAPFVNCQSCPIVTCWGRIATVFFGFWLFIPVLVIFLGRAFCGWLCPGGFVNQMLGKFAIFKLKIRNKKLRFAQIGMVLAVLLSAGVYFIYGNPRVMIPIRTSDEYLNAVIMSFKFSDWYWAVRTAVVVALIAASLIVANLWCRFACPSGGIMELLRKISIFRVYKTDACDNCNACLRKCEMGTRPDEMNCTNCGDCMDVCHADAIKFGRKKD is encoded by the coding sequence ATGTTTAGTATAGTAAATATGGCAAAGATGAAAAAAGTCTCTAGGCTAACTAAAATTCGTCGCTTGGTGCAGCTGATTTTTATCGGCGCGATCGGGCAGTGGGCATACTACGGGATTTTTAGATGCCCTTTTATCGCGCCTTTCGTAAACTGCCAATCCTGTCCGATCGTCACGTGCTGGGGGCGGATCGCGACCGTGTTTTTCGGCTTTTGGCTATTTATCCCCGTGCTTGTTATTTTCCTTGGGCGCGCGTTTTGCGGCTGGCTTTGCCCAGGCGGATTCGTAAATCAAATGCTAGGTAAATTTGCTATTTTTAAGCTTAAAATTCGCAATAAAAAGCTTAGATTTGCGCAGATAGGCATGGTTCTAGCCGTATTGCTTAGCGCGGGCGTATATTTTATCTACGGCAATCCTCGCGTCATGATCCCTATCCGCACCAGCGACGAGTATCTCAACGCCGTTATCATGTCTTTTAAATTTTCCGACTGGTACTGGGCAGTTCGCACTGCCGTCGTCGTAGCTCTTATCGCCGCGTCCTTGATCGTCGCAAATTTATGGTGTCGCTTCGCCTGTCCTAGCGGCGGCATAATGGAGCTACTGCGTAAAATTTCAATATTTCGCGTTTACAAAACAGACGCCTGCGATAACTGCAATGCTTGTTTGCGCAAATGCGAAATGGGCACGAGACCGGACGAGATGAACTGCACAAACTGCGGCGATTGTATGGATGTTTGCCACGCGGACGCCATCAAATTCGGAAGGAAAAAAGATTGA
- a CDS encoding radical SAM protein, whose translation MNFFAKPSFDNHPCFSKKASAAYGRVHLPVAPHCNIQCNFCNRIYDCANENRPGVTGRVQSPDEAALYVENLFKFRQDISVIGIAGPGDPMCDADKTLAIFEKCKARFPHALLCLSTNGLALPEHVDDIVRIGVSHVTVTVNAVTPGVGGKIYAWVRHGNRIYRGEEGARILGARQEEGIRKLKEARMIVKINTVVIPGVNMAHVPQIAEKAKEWRADIMNCMAMIPVHDTPFANIKSPSNEEIRSMRKLIGGSMAQMTHCSRCRADACGKLCER comes from the coding sequence ATGAATTTTTTCGCCAAGCCCTCTTTCGACAACCACCCCTGCTTTAGCAAAAAAGCGTCCGCCGCCTACGGGCGCGTGCATCTTCCCGTAGCGCCGCATTGCAATATCCAGTGCAATTTTTGCAACCGCATCTACGACTGCGCCAACGAAAATCGCCCCGGCGTAACAGGGAGGGTGCAGAGCCCGGATGAAGCCGCGCTATACGTGGAAAATCTATTTAAATTTAGACAAGATATCTCGGTCATCGGCATCGCAGGGCCAGGAGATCCTATGTGTGATGCCGACAAGACCCTAGCGATCTTTGAAAAATGCAAAGCCCGCTTCCCTCACGCCCTGCTTTGCCTATCCACAAACGGCCTAGCTCTGCCCGAGCACGTGGACGATATCGTGCGAATCGGCGTGAGCCACGTGACGGTAACGGTCAATGCCGTAACGCCGGGCGTAGGCGGCAAAATTTATGCGTGGGTGCGCCACGGAAATAGAATTTACCGCGGCGAAGAGGGCGCTAGAATTCTTGGGGCGCGCCAAGAGGAAGGGATCCGCAAACTAAAAGAAGCCCGCATGATCGTAAAGATCAATACGGTCGTAATCCCTGGCGTAAATATGGCTCACGTCCCGCAAATCGCGGAAAAAGCTAAGGAGTGGCGAGCCGATATCATGAACTGTATGGCGATGATCCCCGTGCATGATACCCCTTTTGCAAATATCAAATCGCCCTCTAACGAAGAAATTCGCAGCATGCGAAAGTTAATCGGCGGCTCAATGGCGCAGATGACTCACTGCAGCAGGTGCCGCGCCGACGCATGCGGTAAGCTTTGCGAGAGATAA
- a CDS encoding flavocytochrome c: protein MEKVSRRDLLKMSLVGAGALALGSVNANAAVNAKDVKFDEEWDVVIVGSGFAGLAAGITAAEKGNKVLILEKMGRVGGNSVINGGIFAVPNSDKQKAEGIKDSNELFIKDCLKAGRGLNHVDLIDTIATRAQDAYKLTLKCGAKYIDKVTHAGGHSVPRSLQTANGSGSGIVQPMVEYFKNLQGCELRQRAKFDEFVLGEDGGVDGVIIREDYKFDSKSQKDDAENTTGTKKTIKAKKGVVLAAGGFCRDVFFRQVQDPSILPTTDSTNHPGATAGAMKEAFRIGATPVQLSWIQFGPWACPDEKGFGVGSMFNVNGSFRYGISVDPRTGKRYMNELADRRTRSQAMFKVIDAKADIYPINFCDSEGVKNMVIPEHYTKPLESGVLKKFETLDELAAAYKIPAAELKKTVERYNSFVKSGKDEDFGKPMDKTTTNGVDISKAPFYAMRGTPKLHHTMGGIDINTKAQVISLQTEMPIPRLFAAGEITGGVHGASRLGSVAIADCLTFGMIAGENIG from the coding sequence ATGGAAAAAGTTTCAAGACGTGATCTGCTCAAAATGAGCCTAGTTGGCGCGGGAGCTTTAGCGCTCGGCTCCGTAAACGCAAATGCTGCGGTAAACGCTAAAGACGTCAAATTTGACGAAGAGTGGGACGTAGTTATCGTGGGCTCTGGTTTTGCAGGACTTGCAGCTGGTATCACCGCAGCCGAAAAGGGCAACAAAGTCCTAATCCTAGAAAAGATGGGACGCGTCGGCGGCAACTCCGTTATTAACGGCGGAATTTTTGCCGTTCCAAACAGCGACAAACAAAAAGCAGAAGGCATCAAAGATAGTAACGAGCTATTTATCAAAGACTGCCTAAAAGCCGGCCGCGGACTAAACCACGTAGATCTAATCGACACTATCGCTACTCGCGCGCAAGACGCATATAAACTAACTCTAAAATGCGGCGCTAAATACATAGATAAAGTTACTCACGCAGGCGGACACAGCGTACCTAGATCGCTTCAAACAGCTAACGGCTCAGGCTCAGGTATCGTTCAGCCGATGGTAGAATACTTTAAAAACCTACAAGGCTGCGAGCTAAGACAAAGAGCTAAATTTGACGAATTCGTCCTAGGCGAAGACGGCGGCGTAGACGGCGTGATCATCAGAGAGGATTATAAATTCGACTCAAAGAGCCAAAAAGACGACGCCGAAAACACTACCGGAACTAAAAAGACTATAAAAGCTAAAAAAGGCGTAGTACTAGCTGCGGGCGGATTTTGCCGCGACGTATTCTTTAGACAGGTTCAAGACCCGTCTATCCTACCTACCACAGATAGCACCAATCACCCGGGCGCAACAGCAGGCGCTATGAAAGAGGCATTTAGGATCGGCGCAACTCCGGTGCAGCTAAGCTGGATACAGTTTGGTCCATGGGCATGCCCTGACGAAAAGGGATTTGGCGTAGGCTCTATGTTTAACGTAAACGGAAGCTTCCGCTACGGAATTTCAGTCGATCCAAGAACCGGCAAACGCTATATGAACGAACTAGCAGACCGCCGCACACGCTCTCAAGCTATGTTTAAAGTAATCGACGCAAAAGCCGATATCTATCCTATCAACTTCTGCGATAGCGAGGGCGTAAAAAACATGGTCATACCTGAGCACTACACTAAACCGCTAGAGTCCGGCGTACTAAAGAAATTTGAAACTCTAGACGAACTAGCGGCAGCTTATAAAATCCCTGCTGCAGAGCTAAAAAAGACAGTCGAGAGATACAATAGCTTCGTTAAATCAGGCAAAGACGAGGACTTTGGCAAACCTATGGATAAAACCACTACAAACGGCGTAGATATCTCTAAAGCTCCTTTCTACGCTATGCGCGGTACGCCAAAACTCCACCACACCATGGGCGGTATCGACATCAATACCAAAGCGCAGGTCATCTCTTTACAAACCGAGATGCCTATCCCAAGATTATTTGCAGCAGGCGAGATCACCGGCGGCGTACACGGAGCTAGCCGCTTAGGTAGCGTGGCGATCGCAGACTGCTTAACGTTTGGTATGATTGCGGGTGAGAATATAGGCTAA